ATAAAGTATAGTTTATAACGGAGTTCAAATGCCAATTCACGTTGATCCATCTAAATTTCAAAGACCGGAGTGGCACGACTTTCCTAGTAAAGTTCCTAAGTTGGCTGACAAAGATTACTCTCAAAGAGAGTTAGATCGTATAAAAAAAGAGCCTACAGAGGTGAATATTGACGGAGATGTCTATACAGCGAGCAGAGTCAGCTTTAAACGGATGAGTAGAGATGAACTAAGATATGAAGAGATAGACATTAATTCGTTAAATCTTACAACAGAAACAACAGGCAAAGATCCGGTTGACAGAAGAGTTATAGTAGCCTTTAGAGATCCAAACGATCCTGAAAAGGTGATTGCATTTAAACTAGATAGAGATGTAGTAAAAGATCTAAAAAAGGCATTCTCTTCCAAAGATTTTTTTCAAAGAGATGATGGAATTTTAAGATTAAATGGCGATGCTGAAGAGTATTTGGCTGGATGGTATCAAGATATAAAATATAGCAGAGGGTATGAAAAGGCTGATCTAAATAAAAATGGTCGAATTGATGAGAATGAAAAAGGCGATCTCAAGATAGGTTTTGATCGTACTACATATTATGACTATTTGGGTGACAAGATAGTCTCTGCAAATCTCAAAGCAGATGGTTTGAAGTATCAAAAATATTCAGAGACTTTAGACCTTCCAAACGAAGAACGGGGTGGGCTTAATTCAATAGCTAGTAAAGCTTTAAAATATGAAAAAACGATAGAAAAAGAGTTAAATCATACACTAAAACTAGATAAAGACAAAGATGGAGTAGTTACCCTTAAAGAGGGGTTAGTCGATTTTACAGCAAAAAATCAGAGTGTAGAAGAGAGAGTTGTTGAAGATATAAAGATACGTCACGAAGATATGATTAGAAGAGATCTTATAAAGATAGACAATTTTCATGTGCTTAGATCAAAAGATATTTCATTTCAAAAAAGTTTTGAAGAGCAAAGAGCGTATGATAAGTATATGAAAGAGTATTTTGAGTATATGAAAAATAGTTTTGATTTTGATGAGTTGGAAAAAGCAATAAAAGAGGCAGGGTTTGATAGAGAGACCAAAGATGATGAGGAAGAGAGTATAGATAGTTTGGATGTTATAACTTAAGGGTAGCACAGTATGAGAATAGATAGTGCAGGTTCATATGGATCATTTGAAAATTTATATAAAGATAGAGTTTCAATCTCAAAAGATACATTGGATGAAGCTAAGAGAATTGATAGAAGTGCAGATGAAGCTATTGTTATATTTGACAAGCAGATCATATCTCTTAAACAAGATACATTAAACACATTGCAAGATATATATAAAAATGATTTTATTGAACGAGATGGTATCTTTATAGCAAAAGGTGTAGCGAAAGATTATCTAAATAAAATCTCAAACTTTGTCTTAAATGATCTAAAGGTAGCAGAAGCTGATAAAAATAGAGATGGAGTTATAAGTGTAGCTGAGTCTTTAGATCTAAAAAGAGTCGTTAATTTACAAAATGGTTCGTTAGATAGAGCAAGAGATCATTTACCATCAGAGATTGTTAAAGAGATGAGCACAGATAACTCATATTTTATGTCAACCAGTGAAATAATAGATCTTCATATAAACATAGATAAAAATAGAGATGGAAAAGTAACTGTTGATGAGATAGTTGAAGATATGGCTCAAAGAGCCGGTTCAGAAGATAGATATGAAGATATTTTAGAAAAGTTACAAAAGGAGTTGGAAAAATTGCAAAAAGAGTTGGGGCGGTTAAATCAAGAGTTACAGTTAAGTGTTGATGATAATAGAAAAGAGATGCTTTTAAAAC
This Hydrogenimonas thermophila DNA region includes the following protein-coding sequences:
- a CDS encoding OmpH family outer membrane protein, which produces MRIDSAGSYGSFENLYKDRVSISKDTLDEAKRIDRSADEAIVIFDKQIISLKQDTLNTLQDIYKNDFIERDGIFIAKGVAKDYLNKISNFVLNDLKVAEADKNRDGVISVAESLDLKRVVNLQNGSLDRARDHLPSEIVKEMSTDNSYFMSTSEIIDLHINIDKNRDGKVTVDEIVEDMAQRAGSEDRYEDILEKLQKELEKLQKELGRLNQELQLSVDDNRKEMLLKQIRFVSTKMNTVIAEIEEIMEQLSK